Proteins from a genomic interval of Halopseudomonas litoralis:
- a CDS encoding CHASE2 domain-containing protein — MRKDSAGTSGLFKYLFYTVLLAAVMWFFLAFSPLGISERLDKYTQDLFNSRAGSWIYPTDRQQDVAVLLLTDEVVDAVLQGQWPAPYSFHASILDDLLVHQPRAVFIDFYWMNQNKPGGDYLVNVLESYRETQVPVYLSVPDEGWLEARWPELVGLVTPVSASVVMDPTDFIARSYPQEFRGMRSAAFAIAEDQFGISAAHRGALDIFWGTADNPLNQAWMQSEDEAQGSILGGLLQGFEGVETPIPYATTVFVRDLLNPVAETEDEALRELDEHLKDRVIIYGASLSGIQDMVFTPTRSILPGVYYHAMAIDNLLTWGSNFKASVPSRTLPILGSHTLLIFQAFVLLSISALVCYWKLNAPGEVASAGTPLADNSREHHPAERWFAGAIKTSVLIIVIVACVIQFFVLDLPVATWAGFLEIIGIGVVIERLNLIERLCRWPTLIHSCFCKLYKGEQDAQDDPQNVPTDRVSGAVRER; from the coding sequence TTGCGAAAGGATTCGGCTGGCACTTCCGGCCTCTTCAAATATCTGTTCTATACCGTTCTCCTTGCCGCCGTGATGTGGTTTTTTCTCGCGTTCTCCCCGTTGGGAATCAGCGAGCGTCTCGACAAATACACTCAGGATTTGTTCAACAGTCGCGCCGGTAGTTGGATTTATCCCACTGATCGGCAGCAAGACGTCGCCGTTCTTTTGCTGACCGATGAAGTGGTTGATGCCGTGCTGCAAGGGCAGTGGCCAGCCCCGTACTCCTTCCATGCATCGATTCTGGATGATCTTCTCGTTCATCAGCCGCGCGCGGTATTCATCGATTTTTACTGGATGAACCAGAACAAGCCAGGCGGGGATTACCTCGTCAACGTCCTGGAGAGTTACCGAGAGACACAGGTCCCGGTCTATCTGTCCGTTCCCGATGAGGGGTGGCTTGAAGCCCGATGGCCGGAACTGGTGGGGCTGGTTACTCCCGTATCCGCCTCTGTGGTGATGGATCCAACAGATTTCATCGCACGCTCATATCCGCAGGAATTTCGCGGAATGCGCTCAGCAGCGTTTGCCATTGCCGAGGACCAATTCGGAATAAGCGCTGCTCATCGGGGTGCGCTGGATATCTTCTGGGGCACCGCCGACAACCCGCTTAATCAAGCCTGGATGCAGTCCGAGGATGAAGCGCAAGGCAGCATTCTGGGTGGCCTGTTGCAGGGCTTCGAAGGTGTCGAGACACCGATCCCTTACGCTACCACTGTATTCGTCCGTGACTTGCTGAACCCGGTGGCCGAAACAGAAGATGAGGCTCTGCGCGAGCTGGATGAGCACCTGAAGGACCGTGTGATCATCTACGGAGCCAGCCTTTCTGGTATTCAGGACATGGTGTTCACGCCCACTCGATCGATACTGCCAGGTGTCTATTACCACGCCATGGCGATAGATAATCTGCTGACCTGGGGCAGCAACTTCAAAGCAAGTGTGCCCAGCCGAACGCTGCCCATTCTTGGGTCTCACACGCTGCTCATCTTTCAAGCCTTCGTGCTCCTGTCGATTTCGGCCCTTGTCTGTTACTGGAAACTGAACGCCCCCGGTGAGGTTGCCTCAGCCGGTACTCCATTGGCTGACAATTCCCGGGAACATCATCCAGCGGAGCGGTGGTTTGCAGGTGCGATAAAAACATCTGTTCTCATCATCGTAATAGTTGCCTGCGTAATTCAATTTTTTGTATTGGATCTGCCAGTCGCAACCTGGGCTGGTTTTCTGGAAATTATCGGTATTGGTGTCGTTATAGAGCGGCTAAATCTGATTGAGCGCCTGTGTCGGTGGCCGACGCTCATTCATAGTTGTTTTTGCAAGCTATATAAAGGAGAGCAGGATGCGCAAGACGATCCTCAGAATGTCCCTACTGACCGTGTTAGTGGTGCCGTACGCGAGCGCTGA
- a CDS encoding Mpo1 family 2-hydroxy fatty acid dioxygenase: protein MKPVDQWFDEYGESHRNPVNKLLHWICVPLITFSVLGVFWAIHPVVAFVVVGLALGFYLMLSWRLASVMLLQSLIMLWILSIMPQVFWPCVAIFVLAWIGQFIGHYVEGKKPSFFQDVQFLLIGPVWLMGFVFHRLGWRY, encoded by the coding sequence ATGAAACCAGTTGATCAATGGTTTGATGAGTACGGTGAAAGTCACCGCAATCCAGTAAACAAGTTGCTGCACTGGATCTGTGTACCCCTGATCACCTTCAGCGTGCTGGGTGTGTTCTGGGCCATTCACCCGGTGGTCGCCTTTGTGGTGGTCGGGCTGGCGCTGGGGTTCTATCTGATGCTGTCCTGGCGGCTGGCGTCGGTCATGTTGTTGCAAAGCCTGATCATGCTATGGATTCTGAGCATCATGCCGCAGGTATTCTGGCCCTGCGTTGCCATCTTCGTACTGGCCTGGATAGGACAGTTCATCGGCCATTATGTCGAAGGCAAAAAGCCCTCGTTCTTTCAGGATGTGCAGTTCCTGCTGATCGGGCCGGTGTGGTTGATGGGGTTTGTGTTCCATCGGTTGGGTTGGCGTTATTGA
- a CDS encoding hydroxymethylpyrimidine/phosphomethylpyrimidine kinase, with the protein MNTPTPFRPVVLCLSGHDPSGGAGLQADIEALIAQGCHAAPAVTALTVQNTVDVLDFRVLDREWVLAQANAVLNDMPVSAVKLGMLGNLDMVDTVVEIMQAHPHLPLVCDPVLRAGGGGSLGKDEVGYAMREKLLPIARIVTPNLPEARILAELPNGSADECADKLLERCQNLLITGGHGDEQDIHNRLYCRDGSQHTFTCARLPGSYHGSGCTLASTLAGRLALGEELVSAVKTALDYTWRTLRDAEQPGHGQYVPRRLPLDFCQ; encoded by the coding sequence ATGAATACGCCTACTCCTTTTCGCCCCGTTGTACTCTGTCTGTCCGGCCATGACCCCAGTGGTGGGGCCGGCCTGCAGGCTGATATCGAAGCACTGATCGCCCAGGGCTGCCATGCTGCACCGGCCGTCACTGCGCTGACTGTGCAGAACACCGTTGATGTTCTCGACTTCCGTGTGCTCGACCGCGAGTGGGTATTGGCCCAGGCCAATGCTGTACTCAACGACATGCCGGTGTCAGCGGTCAAGCTCGGCATGCTGGGTAATCTCGACATGGTCGATACCGTGGTCGAGATCATGCAGGCCCATCCGCATCTACCGCTGGTCTGCGATCCGGTATTGCGCGCCGGTGGCGGTGGCTCACTCGGCAAGGATGAGGTGGGTTACGCCATGCGCGAGAAGCTGCTGCCGATCGCCCGCATCGTCACGCCGAACCTGCCCGAAGCACGCATTCTCGCCGAGTTGCCCAACGGCAGCGCTGACGAATGCGCCGACAAGCTGCTTGAACGCTGCCAGAACCTGCTGATCACCGGCGGCCATGGTGACGAGCAGGACATCCACAACCGTCTCTATTGCCGTGACGGCAGCCAGCATACCTTCACCTGTGCACGCCTGCCGGGCAGTTATCACGGGTCCGGTTGCACCCTGGCCAGCACTCTGGCCGGACGGCTGGCCCTCGGCGAGGAACTGGTCAGCGCCGTCAAGACTGCTCTGGATTACACCTGGCGCACCCTGCGTGACGCCGAGCAACCCGGCCACGGCCAGTATGTACCGCGCCGCCTGCCGCTGGATTTCTGCCAGTGA
- the thiE gene encoding thiamine phosphate synthase, producing the protein MSLRGLYAITDSALLADGKLLPYVEAALAGGARLVQYRDKSADPERRLEEAGQLRTLCEQYAAQLLINDDLELASRLNVGVHLGRDDGSLREARQQLGPHALVGATCHASLDYAEQAVVAGASYIAFGRFFQSATKPGAPTASTSLLQEARSRFAVPVVAIGGITLDNAQPLYDAGADLLAVVHGLFGVESATAVRRRALDFTALTP; encoded by the coding sequence GTGAGTCTGCGCGGCCTGTATGCCATTACCGACAGCGCATTGTTAGCCGATGGCAAGCTGCTGCCCTATGTCGAGGCCGCTCTGGCGGGCGGTGCGCGCCTGGTGCAGTACCGTGACAAGAGCGCCGACCCCGAGCGCCGCCTGGAAGAAGCCGGCCAGCTGAGAACCCTGTGCGAGCAGTATGCCGCCCAGCTGCTGATCAATGACGATCTGGAATTGGCCAGCCGCTTGAACGTTGGCGTACATCTGGGTCGCGATGACGGCAGCCTGCGTGAGGCGCGTCAGCAACTCGGCCCGCATGCACTGGTTGGCGCTACCTGCCACGCCAGCCTGGACTATGCCGAACAGGCGGTTGTCGCCGGGGCCAGCTATATTGCCTTTGGTCGTTTCTTCCAGTCCGCCACCAAGCCCGGCGCACCAACAGCGAGCACCAGCCTGCTCCAGGAGGCCCGCTCGCGCTTTGCTGTACCCGTGGTTGCCATCGGCGGTATCACGCTGGATAACGCACAACCACTCTATGATGCAGGCGCCGACCTGCTTGCCGTCGTGCACGGACTGTTTGGCGTCGAATCCGCCACCGCCGTCCGCCGCCGCGCACTTGATTTCACCGCTTTGACACCTTGA